The Cydia strobilella chromosome 5, ilCydStro3.1, whole genome shotgun sequence region ATCTCCTAAATTCAGTTTGCGGTGTTTTCCAGTCCGCTAACGCCCTCTATGATGCACAAAGGTGATCAGGTTTTTTCACTTATCTTATAGTCTGCCTCTATCGCAttcatgaaatgttcatataCGTCATGTCCTCATTtcttcccttttgcatactacaatcaaagatagatataactccgtaatagatggatacagtctaaggaaaaaacgtgcctcgaaaatcaagaaaatttgattctcgttcagagggcgctactagttttggcctacaattgtatagatggcgttgacggtttcgtttgttatttaacaattttaacgcatatcagtgaaagaatatgggtcaaaatcataaaaataattaatgcaaataaaaaaaatcatttatctatatttagatacattttatcgtatttttataaatcttcatttttagttttaaagtgtgtcgacagatggcagtgaatttactgtggttacaaaatttactatgacagtaccgctctagtataagttactctatgctacaaTTACCTTTAAGCGTAAACGTCATTCTAGATATAAGGGTTGGGGGGGGCAGGTGCTTTGTTAGTGTTGAGGTGTTGAGCTTTACATTATCAGAAAAAATCATAAAggcaaaaatatttaagtttacTTGTGATTTACTCATTAGCCTAGCCTAGTTAGTGAAAGAGGAGCCAAAGAAGGATTTTTGTAGTACTCGCATTTTCTTAATCAGACGGTTATAATGTTGAAAATCCGGTTTCGTTATCGTAACGTatcatttccttaatctgatgATCTGATcatcagattaaggaaatgaaTGCGTATAAATAATAGCACATTTATAGCATTAACTTGAACCAAAATTACCAAATCCAAaatctacttaacgatttttaAGCCCCCACCAACCCCCCGCTCCTTTTAAAAATCTATAGAATAGACGCTTCCCACCACTGGAAAAGAATACATTATATAACCTTTATTCATTGGTTCTCGTATAATAACTTACGCTTGAATTCAGACAAGACGCAAGCTTTGCTATTCAAACTAAACGCCAAGAAAACTGACAAACTTGATGTTACTATGGACCAAGTTTGTTTGAATACTGCTGTTCACGTTAAATTTCTGGGAGTTTACATTGACTCTAATCTAAATTGGAAGCGAGAGCTTGAGGCTATAGTAAATTCAATCCATTCTGCTTGTTATGCCCTTAGAAGCCTCAGAGATGTTTTAGAACTAGATCAActcaaaattgtttattatgcCCTGGTAGAGTCAAGATTGCGGTATAGCATAAGGTTTTTGGGAAATagctttttatataatataagcgGAGCCTTGATTGCCCAGAAAAGAGCAATTCGAGCAATGGTACACATTCCTTCTTTTGGTTCATGTAGAGAGTATTTTGAAAAATTGGGTATTCTCACGGGTCCCAGCTTGTACGTCCTTATTCTTCTTACCcagtttgttaaaaatattgcgAAAGATTGTACTGATGAAGAACAGGTGTCTCGCCTAGCCACGAGGACGAAACACATAAAGGGTAGCTTCTTTCCGAAACTTCAGGTAGCCAAACATTGCGCAAGATACCAGGCAGTCACTCTATTTAATAAGCTCCCTACTGACCTAAAAGCCATTACggattggtttttatttaagcgTAGGTTGAAGTCGTTCTTATTGACTAGATGCTCCTATAGTATTGATGAAATATTTGATAAGTCGCtaatttaaggtatttataattgttatttagtattagtataaatatgtttattattattgttatttataaattgcacactacattaaaaataaaatacagaatttgagaatatcttaaaaaataatagttacatgtaaaaaatccgcaacgcaggcttcgtcaggtggccacaaatacaaatcagcaacatgcttcgtcccaaaaataccaatgatgatatccgcaacaggcttcgtcactatttataaattgtatttaatgtaatttctgACACAATGCTTGTattgtttaagaataaaataaatgaaatgaaatgaaattcttcCTATCAGCTGATATtacgattccaataggtctctgtAGAGATTTTAATTGTGACCTAGACCTAACATTCATAAGCAATGGAGGTTGGCTGTTGGCTTACCATTTACCACTTTCTGCGCTCACATAATTATTGTAGTAATGCATAGGTGAAAGTAGGTTGATACTTAGTACTTAGCAAATGAACACTATATAGTCCGAATTCTTTTGAATGTACCCAGTACCCACCTAATCAAAATGACTACCTAAataaagcccgaccagaaatatatgatcattgtcaagagggcgctgttgttctCATGTATGTGGTGACACTGGTGACAGtacagtttagtatgaaaattttagttccaatgaaattccgcaacatggcgcgtgatcatatattcctggtcaggctttacttgtCCTATAGGTATGGTATATCATAACCAGAGTTCGGACAaattatcgcaaaaataaatatggtatggaacattttttttttacatttttggacTGCAGTTTTGAATATAATCCGGAAATTTCATTCAAAAATACTGTATACATAATACGAGTTTAATAAATCTTGTCctattttgagatataaatgttttttgatgGTTTTGCGATGATTTGCCCGACCTCTGAATTCATAACTCTTTGGATCTTGGCACATCGGTAGTATATTTCATGGTatatttagttgtttttttgggttttttggCAGTTCGTTTTGCGATTTTAGTAGGTGTGTAGTGCAAGACtctatggctctacaaataagatcgtgtcagatatttctGCACCCTTCGttattgtgtaacatattagtatttaggtacttacatatatagTTGGCCGATCAACAGCTATTAGCTTAAGCGAAGAGAATATATAGGGATAGAggggtacctacctactgtcaTGTCCtcatgtcatagtaaattttgtagtcacagtaaatttactgccatgaTGGCAGTTTTAATCtgcactgccatctatcgacacacgattaaaactaaaaataaaaatttaaaaaaatgtataggtatatatatggataaatgtttttttttattgcatttattatttttatacgattttgacccatgttcttttacagatatgtgttaaaattgttaaataacaaacgaaaccgtcaacgccatctagccgataATAGGCCAAAGGTTTGGTACGGGTGGTAGCGCCATCGGTGcgtaaatcaaattttcttgatttccgaggcacgttttttccttggacCTTATACGGAGTCTTAGGTCTTTGGCTTaagtaaaatataggtatttatagtgTCCAACCGACACCGGATTTTTTGCCGAAACTTaaaccgaaggttcggttttgctATAGTTTGTGCCGATGGTTCGGTTTCGGTCATGATTTTTATGACCAAAGGGCAAAGggacatagctatggttaatattcatcaaattgtgtaaaataaaaatgtattctgCAATGTTAATATCCGCACAGACGAAAACGAGGACTACGTATGTGTGGAGATGCGGTCGTCCATTTTCCTCTTAATACGTAGGTTAGGTATCTATAGTAAGAGACATTACTAGTATGGCTTGTTTAATAGGTAACGTGTTCTAACATAGTACTTACTTTTAAAGGTCTTATCAGATTCTAAGTACTGCAAGCGTGTCTTTTTCTAAAGATAAGATCGTGTAGCACGATTTGTTGGTATTCCACGCTCACCGTCAGTTTGGATAATAATAAGGCAAGACGCGGAGGTCGCGTGATCATCGtcctgaataaataaaacttgagAAGGGCCGTATTAACAACGCTTACCTACTTACTGCACCCCCTCAGAATCTACTACGGCGTAATTGTTACGAATCTCGGGGTCAAATTAAACTGGAATGGCGATAGAAATGTTGGGAATTTGGGAATAACAGAGAAAGTCCGCTACGTGACAGCTTGAAAAAAAGTCTTGTTTGTATTTGTagtttaaataggtaggtactttcatttatttattggcaCAGTTAACTAACTGTGCGACGTGTGTGTGCATCAGATGATGAAGAAGAGACGGTCCCTGATGCTAGATAACTATCTCACACAAATACAAAGTCTCATTCTTCGTCAACTCATCAGCCAAAAGATTATCTGCGATCTAGAGATCGGCCCACCTTGCTGGGGGCCCAGTCACATCCCCATAGGTACGTCTGTCggttgtataataaaattgttcaacacaataaataacaatagttatttgtgcaacaagagaggaaagttgttttttcttgcgagtgttgtgTTGAGtgtgcgtagcgagggactcaaaaacacgagatataaaataactttgctctcgtgtgacacatataatttttcacctcagtacttcagtagtgagaacatattaaaggttaaaatgcagaaaataaaaaataaaacaatttgtaatagaagtatggccttcactaaattaaaaagctactttgtttcactccctggagtgacgaaagtaggcttgttcgagctgctgaggggAAAAATATGATTCCTCACCTGACTCAAGTGCTCGTTTGATGATCCTCATTTGTTTCGCATGATACAGCCACAATGACAGCACCACCACAAAGAATACGACACACCCGCTCACGGCTAGAGCCAACGTCGACGTCTGCAGGTCCCATGGCTCACTGTCACTCACTTCCACGTCcgaatcataatattcataatcacTTTCACTGTCCTGGGTATCATTGTCTATAATGTGTAAAGTCTGGCAGACTGTGTCGCGGTACACCTCGCAGGGGTAGCGGACGACGAGGTTCCTGGCGCGGTCGCAGGGCGCGCAGGGCACGCACGCCTGCCGCTGCAGGTCCCACCAGGTGTGCCGGTGCTTGCACGCGCTCTCGCCCACCACAGATCCGAGTGCTAGCGTCGCAACTAGCAACACTTTCTGTAGCTCTCCTTGCATTACCTGGATGACAAAAACAAGTGTACTTAAATATTGTGTTGGTGTAATACTTATAGTACTGTCTGCGGAGACGAGCCAATGATGGCGGAGAGAAAAACAGGAAAGCAGCTGTAAATGCTATGTGATTGTGTTAGATATTCTAGAAAGAAATAGGTATGCTAAACTTTCATAGGCTCAAGTTTGTATACGCACTGATGCCTATTGCGCTCGAAAGTCGTCGTCAGTTAGGCCTAATAATACAGTGCAGGGGTCAGCAAACCACGGCCCGCGGTGCGAAAacatatttaggtaggtacgacCCTTTCAAGATTAGGTTTttctagtaggtacctattctaaaattaaattaacatttcTGTTAAATTAATATTGACGAGACGACACTGAAATTCCTGAAACTGGTGATTTTTACTGTGGATTGCTTTATTAGGTAGCAAGCCAAAGAGCTTTGTAGTTtgtagtaggtatgtaaatacgtatgtaatgtaatgtcatGGATCGatgattattttatatgtaggtattattattattttgattgatCTTGTAATTAAAACACCTTAATTCGGCTGTTGCGGGTACTAGCCATCCGTGTCGTACTTacctaaatacatttttataaggcAACAAAGTTCCCTTAGAATTTAGTTATTGGAATTCCCTTAGAAACTTGGTATGACATGGTTGACTGGCCGTATATAAATATCTGTAACGaacttttttcaaaatatttacctTATCGCTTATATTCATGTATACCACCAAGTGTACACCAAGGACCACATTTCAATACTTTAACTTAAATTAGAAAGTTCACTTTAAGCACTTTCACTTTTATCAATAATATGCACTGTACCATGGTTCGTTGTTCGCTTATATAAATATCTTGCGTTGCGCGTTTCGAAAAAAAACCTCTAGTGCATTTGCTTAGTTTAAATTAGTGTGGGAAAGAGCACGCATGGTGCGGGCGGCTGCAAAACACGGTCTGGGTCTGGCAACGCGAGTGGCGACCGGGGACTGGGGAGTCGGGGCGCGACGCGACTCTCATTCATAACTGTTTATAGCCCGAGACAACACTGCAAATATCTCCACTCCACCTACCTGTTCTCTCGGTCTTTCAAGTGTCATTCCGTTAAATGCAAATCAAGGACGAACCTATCTTTACTTAACTGAAAAAAGTGGGTCCTCGCCGCACTCATCAATTTACTTAGAATCACAAAAGTTTAATCAAGGTAGTCTTGCTTGTGTTAATCTGTAGGTAAGCAAAAAAGGTCTGGTACTTATGGTATATCAAATAAATGCTATCTCAAGTCCGACATGTTACATATATGTAGTATATTAGTAGTACATACAGAATGTTAGGAGTTTTTTCGATATAGGTTGGGCTAGTTGGACTTTATATATATACACCCTTACTAAGTTACACTAATACAATTTTTACTTGTTTAGCTATATAAAATAGGATCTAGATAGCTATATTAGGCCCATTAGGGCAGGCGTGGCtaactccgcgatttcgtcgcgtcgctacaagtacatgcggctcacaccaattttggtaGCCCTAAAGCCatatagtaattgccgcgcaccgctacggaacggacgcagctcgcgcttgcgccaccttgcggtcatatctgtcgtaatagacgcgttttgttagagagtaaaCCTTCtctacctagtactattatttattctgtgattagGGGGAGTCCGGGAGACTTAACCCATTGTATAAAAAAGcgacaaatcaaaatatttattttttgacacGCATGTATCAAGGTATCGTTATATGATATTGGAGCACGTCGCCCAGCCTCGCTCTACCTACATTAAATGGGTGCAGAAGTTGCAGTCGTATCTCAGACTATATTAACGTATCCCTCCTGTCGCGGACCGTAGTCTCCGAAACTACGAATGCACGACGACGGCCACGCTAACTCATAAGTTACGTTTAacatacttatttttaatattgtcttcggttaccgcgatagttactcatgaaataaaacttattttatgagtaactatcgcggtaaccgaagacaatattatgtacaccagtacggactggaagttgcaaccaaaatccggcgacatgaagaccttgggaataagctcgcgcgcgctcgttgcgctctgcatttcttgaagaggtgtcgagatgaaaatcttattcctacatgcgtgaagatagctccgaagaaggacattatcggcagtgaacgcatacttcgccgggcgagtgagagattactgtgcaaaaccatccataacaaccgttacacggcttatagacttgagcaacagattaaggtaggcaccggtcaattgcaggaagtgttgacaaggaccgattttaatgatgttgttgaacaaggtaataaacgttacgcatttacatttgaacaatgcaagaaacgacaaagtgccaagtttgacaggttaaaatcgaaaacgagacgcagcgataacggagggcttcagaataatagcgctaacggaacgttgctgtcagtgtcaaatcggtcggttgtcaatctatccagtaaacaattgtcgacgtctgagttttcagtattagaaaaaggtcttaattatgttgtggctccgcgaaagatcccttttgaggacattattgttagtgtagaagactgtctggtgaaaaatcaggtaaagaaggaagatttggaggctatacggcaggatgtttcgtcattattacggaaagccaagcctccaaaaaggaatttgcctagagatgaattggtcgcgttgaaaacgttacgcgatgatccagaccttactattcttcgagcggataagggaaatgcgacggttgtacttaatacttcagattataaccagaaaattagggaattattagcggatactacaacctacaaacatgtaaagacggacccgactatgaaagtattgaaaaccactaaagaactaattagtgattactcggagagccttgatctgaatgttgcaagtttagttcctgactgccccgtgcctccaaagttgtatgggttgccaaaaatacacaaacctagtgccccactacgtcccatagtgagccagatagatgctcccacatataaattggctcagtacctcgcgggagccctctcagcattacgtggtaacactagcacgcatacaaaggattcttaccatttcatcggtgagattaaagacctaacattgactgatgatgagatcatggtcagttttgacgtccagtcgctatttacaagcctaccggtacaagactgcattgaaattgtcaagaagaggttatgtgagcagaacatgtcagaggaatatgctaagctgttggaacattgccttacatctggctacttgctatggaatggtgaattctatcttcaagtcgacggcgtggccatggggtctccggtgtctccagtagtcgctgacatctttatggaggacttcgaggagagggcactctcattggctcctgtgcgaccgaagatatttaaaagatacgtagatgacacttttactatacttccaaaaagtagtgtttcaactttcttggatcacctaaattccatccatagcaaaataaaatttactatggagttggaaaaagactgttctctccccttcttagatgtattggtaaaaagaaatcctgataacaccctaggtcgcactgtgtataggaaacctactcatactgataggtacttaaatggcaaatcgcatcaccatcccagtcaacttgttacagtaggcaaatctttgtttcagagagcccagaggatatgtgatgaccagcatctggccgcggagctccagcatgccaggcgcgcgctccaggcaaacgagctcaggataccgcgggtcaaccagaggtcccacattaagatccccacagtcgagcgcaggcctgccattctgccttttgtcaggggggtcacggacaggatcagccacatcttgaagcgtgcttctataaaaacatatttcaagccaatgaagaagatgtcacaattcctgaggcctgtaaaatgcaatacccctctacagactgcaggagtgtacaggctggactgtgagtgtggcctatcatatgtcgggcagacgaaacggagcatttccactcgggtgaaggaacacatagctgatgtcaagcaccgtcgacctaggtctgctgtctgtgagcatgtcatggataaagccaatcactcaatcaagtttgataagcctctggttcttgccaaggagaagcgttacatacccagaatgctgcgcgaggccattgagattaagaaatatccaaactttaatagggaagatggcttttctctaccaccagcttgggatcctgtagtccacctgataaaggagcaagcgagacatagactgtgagaccgtagtgttggatgatgctggacattctgatgttttgaaaagatgtgtcccgccgagtttgttgccggtcccatattgggataccctcctacaatttaggagggaattaaatcttctcgggtccgtggtgtagggttggagccggcatagtttatttttatcgcgtatatatatatatctttacttgaaaaataattatagtgtataactagccttatgaaccgattttgcatgtacaaccagccttaaagtttgtagtctatgattgttcattattttagtatgtgggtatttttgcattttgtaatttttcctcagtcacccgttgaccacgaacgctgtaaagagttcgaaacgtcgggatgtattataaattcaatatacgcgatataatccgttttcatagttttatttcatacttatttttgataaattaataaataagcaccggccaagagcatgtcaggccatgctcagtttagggttccgtagttacccgtccgtcacaataggctccCTTGAACGGGTCTAAACGCTTTGCTATtgctatggaatttatatgaaacattaagctccctccacatccgtgcgcgaatcgcggcgcgaagccgcgtagtctggagcgatcTTTACatttacacaatgacgtcacggtcactcacctactttttatacttcacttcaatccgattgattaaatagaaattgtgtttaaaaataactgctatctatctCCTATCTATAgcctggcaaaaaagagtagaaattaaaaagtggcaacactgtagtgccgtccctttcaaatcaatctaagtaaaatgggacgacactacagtgttgccactttttaatttctactcttttttgctagactatgtttttctaataattatctggtgttttatttcatgcatggtggaaaataatttattttaaatacggtGTAATACCCTATTGTTGTCGCGTAGAGCGCTGGCGGAAAGAGGCGGCAGGGATTAGTCCGAACATACCTCGGAACACTCCCAGTCGATCCCAATGATCCCATActgaagggccctccacactagtctggagcgggcttgaATCAGAGTCTTCAGACACGAGTTTGTTTTGGCTTTCAATGACGTTTTCCCGAGAAATATTTGCGCGGCCGGTGTAGGAGGCACCACCTCTTCTATCATCAGCATAACAGTGAATGCCGCTGATTGGcagcatgtcattgatatgcCGGAGGAATAGCGTGGGCACACAGCCTTGAGGGACACcggcaatgagggctatcgtttttttgctcaccagttggcgcctctgttgatggtggtccaaaagactatagaacagctgtcagtcattgaagtgacaaatgacatttgacatttcgaactatggaaaagaccaccatctacactagcgcccctagcggcgaattcatacgcgatagccctcattacagaCATGGGAGTCAGAGCATCCACCGTCAACTACAACCTTTATGCTTCTGTCTGCAAGAAAGCTGACCCAATCGTATAATTTCCCGGAAAGCCCATAGGACGGAAGCTTCGAAAGAAGAGTTTTGTGCCAAACGCGATCGAAGGCCTTCgctaactatagtttgtcaaaggactgtctcatttcaaacatagagagaatcatactatctttgtcttacactagtactagcacccaagaaaaaaggatgagtatagtcttttttgtttttatttactgacaatttggtttgaccaacgaTATATCCAAATTCCAAACTAACTGCTAATGCTTCACCCTTTGTCTCGATCGCCTGAGCGCAACGACGTGTCATGCCCGTACGATAAAGATAGAAATAGTCGGgtcaatgtatgaaattattcgTGCTTGTGCTCAGCGTACGtagaattattttagtttaaacatggtttaaacataatttttggAACGCCTGTTTTGGCTGAATGTGCGAAAGCGCCAAGGGCAAGGGAAAAAACTAAACGTCATCGACATGCATCAGACTGCCATCTGTCAGTGTCATGACAAGACCactaaataaatttgttttagttTACTTTTAATTCAATACATTCAATCCAAAGAGCGtaataatcactacgttctattTCAATCACATTGATGTTACTAACACAACTAGCAGTTTTCTTGttttatacaacaatatttTTGCGTCATATTTaactaatttttattacaatttcttAGATTACTTAAATATAGTGAAGGCTAGAAAATATGGATAATAATATAATCCATAGGAGAAATAGACCAGGTGAATTACCTGTGCAAAACCCAAAGATTTCCTCCACGTCCAATGGTTATCGTCCTTCTGTCATACGAGCAGGGAGAGGGTTACCCAATATCTACGTCTACCGCCTACCCCTTCCAAGTACCCAATCCTATTTTGATTTCCATTATATttccttttaaatatttattggcgTATTGACCTTGTAATTCTGGACAATGTAAAATTTCACATCTTTTGCAGATTCAGCTCCTGGCACTTGCACTCCTAGTACAAGTGATATATCTACATCTAAAGCTTTAATTTTAGTCTTGATAATTTTTACCTCTTCACTGTTGGCTTTGGGACTTGTATATAGACAATTTCCGGATTTGGAAGAGTGAGTTTATATTGAAATTATGACTGCATCGAAGTTATCAACTTGGAAACacaatttctttaaaattgTTGTCACATTTGAATATATGCATTATTACAATTACagctataatttttttgtttaaatttcagACAAGAAAGACAGCATCTAAAATTGCCATGGGACCTTGATGATGCCAAGCAGCTTGGTTTGGTGTTGGATCACTACAAGGACAAGTACTTCTATGAAGTAATGAGTGGCGTTTTTCTAATTTACATATTGTATCCTTTAAAACATTACTATTCACCTTAGACATCATAGAATATTA contains the following coding sequences:
- the LOC134741395 gene encoding tumor necrosis factor receptor superfamily member wengen translates to MNISDKVMQGELQKVLLVATLALGSVVGESACKHRHTWWDLQRQACVPCAPCDRARNLVVRYPCEVYRDTVCQTLHIIDNDTQDSESDYEYYDSDVEVSDSEPWDLQTSTLALAVSGCVVFFVVVLSLWLYHAKQMRIIKRALESDMQEFSAKLRLMEAGDAAAEPVAPTDHHVYCNIHVGKDALLGRTSTKKSNVYTQEKH